One Peterkaempfera bronchialis DNA window includes the following coding sequences:
- a CDS encoding DUF6158 family protein, with amino-acid sequence MDGAPTLGIDPGQLDESVLMHELEQIHRTRHETLLHGSAEALDRHTSRMAELEEEYLRRHPERMVTAGRTRLGARARTHAEGTDPDAPRGLA; translated from the coding sequence ATGGACGGCGCACCGACCCTCGGCATCGACCCCGGGCAGCTCGACGAGAGCGTGCTCATGCACGAGCTGGAGCAGATCCACCGCACCCGCCATGAGACGCTGCTGCACGGCTCCGCCGAGGCGCTGGACCGGCACACCTCGCGGATGGCGGAGCTGGAGGAGGAGTACCTGCGCCGCCACCCGGAGCGGATGGTGACCGCCGGCCGGACCCGGCTCGGTGCCCGGGCCCGCACCCATGCGGAGGGCACCGACCCGGACGCCCCCCGCGGCCTGGCCTGA
- a CDS encoding ABC-F family ATP-binding cassette domain-containing protein, with translation MTATLVAKNLAAGHGDRPLFTGLDLVVAPGDLVGLVGANGAGKSTLLRLLAGLDTPEQGTLRLSPPTANVGHLPQEPDRRPGETVRAFLARRTGVAAAQLALDAATQALVDGAPGADDAYAVGLERWLDLGGADLEERAEEVADALGLKVDLEQPMTALSGGQAARAGLASLLLSRYDIFLLDEPTNDLDLDGLERLEAFVAGLRAGAVVVSHDREFLARTVNRVVELDLAQQLVRGYGGGYAAYLEEREVARRHAREEYEEYADTRASLETRARTQRSWMEKGVKNARRKATDNDKMGRKFRSESTEKQAAKARQTERLIERLEVVEEPRKEWELRMEIAVAPRAGAVVATLRDARVRRGDFSFGPVDLQIDWADRVAITGANGSGKSTLLAALLGRLPLDAGHASLGPGVVVGEVDQARGLFYGADVLLDAFGAAVPELAPADVRTLLAKFGLKAHHVLRPAATLSPGERTRAALALLQARGVNLLVLDEPTNHLDLPAIEQLESALASFPGTLLLVTHDRRMLEAVHTTRRIEVADGRVSEH, from the coding sequence ATGACTGCCACACTCGTCGCCAAGAACCTCGCCGCCGGGCACGGCGACCGCCCGCTCTTCACCGGACTCGACCTGGTCGTCGCCCCCGGCGACCTCGTCGGGCTGGTCGGGGCCAACGGCGCGGGGAAGTCCACTCTGCTGCGCCTGCTCGCCGGGCTGGACACACCCGAGCAGGGCACCCTGCGGCTCAGCCCGCCGACCGCCAATGTGGGCCACCTCCCCCAGGAGCCGGACCGCCGCCCCGGCGAGACCGTGCGTGCGTTCCTGGCCCGGCGGACCGGCGTGGCCGCCGCGCAGCTGGCCCTGGACGCCGCCACCCAGGCGCTGGTCGACGGCGCCCCGGGCGCGGACGACGCCTATGCGGTCGGCCTGGAGCGCTGGCTGGACCTGGGCGGCGCCGACCTGGAGGAGCGGGCCGAGGAGGTGGCGGACGCCCTCGGCCTCAAGGTCGACCTGGAGCAGCCGATGACGGCGCTCTCCGGCGGCCAGGCGGCCCGCGCCGGGCTGGCGTCGCTGCTGCTCAGCCGGTACGACATCTTCCTGCTGGACGAGCCGACCAACGACCTGGACCTGGACGGCCTGGAACGGCTGGAGGCGTTTGTCGCCGGGCTGCGCGCCGGGGCGGTGGTGGTGAGCCACGACCGCGAGTTCCTGGCCCGGACGGTCAACCGGGTGGTCGAGCTGGACCTGGCCCAGCAGCTGGTGCGCGGCTACGGCGGCGGCTATGCGGCGTACCTGGAGGAGCGGGAGGTGGCCCGGCGGCACGCCCGCGAGGAGTACGAGGAGTACGCGGACACCCGGGCGTCGCTGGAGACGCGGGCCCGCACCCAGCGGTCGTGGATGGAGAAGGGCGTCAAGAACGCCCGCCGCAAGGCGACCGACAACGACAAGATGGGCCGCAAGTTCCGCAGTGAGTCCACCGAGAAGCAGGCGGCCAAGGCACGCCAGACGGAGCGGCTGATCGAGCGGCTGGAGGTGGTCGAGGAGCCGCGCAAGGAGTGGGAGCTGCGGATGGAGATCGCCGTGGCGCCGCGCGCCGGGGCGGTGGTGGCGACGCTGCGGGACGCACGGGTGCGGCGCGGGGACTTCTCCTTCGGCCCGGTGGACCTCCAGATCGACTGGGCGGACCGGGTGGCGATCACCGGCGCCAACGGCTCCGGCAAGTCCACCCTGCTGGCAGCGCTGCTGGGCCGGCTGCCGCTGGACGCGGGGCATGCCTCGCTGGGCCCGGGCGTGGTGGTCGGCGAGGTGGACCAGGCGCGGGGCCTCTTCTACGGCGCTGATGTGCTGCTGGACGCCTTCGGGGCGGCGGTGCCGGAGCTGGCACCGGCGGATGTGCGGACGCTGCTGGCCAAGTTCGGCCTGAAGGCGCACCATGTGCTGCGACCGGCGGCCACGCTGTCGCCGGGTGAGCGGACCCGGGCGGCGCTGGCGCTGCTCCAGGCGCGCGGGGTGAACCTGCTGGTGCTGGACGAGCCCACCAACCATCTGGACCTGCCCGCGATCGAGCAGTTGGAGTCGGCGCTGGCGTCCTTCCCGGGGACGCTGCTGCTGGTGACGCATGACCGGCGGATGCTGGAGGCGGTGCACACCACCCGGCGGATCGAGGTCGCCGACGGGCGGGTAAGCGAGCACTGA
- a CDS encoding FBP domain-containing protein translates to MEPLTEQELRTAFVNCTKGEAKRLSVPRDLAERPWDDLDLLGWRDPQAPGRAYLATRLDGRPVALVLRCTNAASWQLRRNMCSICMTAHTGGVSLMVAPKAGRAGQQGNSVGAYLCSDLACSLYVRGKKDAGPGARLHESLTLEETIQRTVANLAAFLAKVTA, encoded by the coding sequence ATGGAACCACTGACCGAGCAAGAGCTCCGTACCGCGTTTGTGAACTGCACCAAGGGCGAGGCGAAGCGCCTCTCCGTTCCCCGCGACCTGGCCGAGCGTCCCTGGGACGACCTGGACCTCCTCGGCTGGCGGGACCCCCAGGCCCCCGGCCGGGCCTACCTCGCCACCAGGCTGGACGGTCGCCCGGTGGCGCTCGTGCTGCGCTGCACCAATGCCGCTTCCTGGCAGCTGCGGCGCAACATGTGCTCGATCTGCATGACCGCCCACACCGGAGGCGTCTCACTCATGGTCGCCCCGAAGGCCGGCAGAGCCGGGCAGCAGGGCAACTCCGTGGGCGCCTACCTCTGCAGCGACCTCGCCTGCTCGCTGTATGTGCGGGGCAAGAAGGACGCGGGCCCCGGCGCTCGGCTCCATGAGTCGCTCACCCTGGAGGAGACGATCCAGCGGACCGTCGCGAACCTCGCCGCATTCCTCGCCAAGGTCACCGCATGA
- the exaC gene encoding acetaldehyde dehydrogenase ExaC, producing MTVYQPPGRPGSPATYQSRYGNWIGGEWVPPVRGRYFDNPSPVTGQTICEVARSGAEDIEKALDAAHAAAPAWGRTSPAARAVVLNRIADRIEQNLEMLAVAESWENGKPVRETLAADLPLAVDHFRYFAGAIRAQEGGLSQIDEDTVAYHFHEPLGVVGQIIPWNFPLLMAIWKLAPALAAGNAVVLKPAEQTPASILLLMELIADLLPPGVVNVVNGFGTEAGKPLASSSRIRKIAFTGETTTGRLIMQYASANLIPVTLELGGKSPNIFFGDVADDGDAFYDKALEGFTLFALNQGEVCTCPSRALIQSAIYDRFLGDALERVKEIRQGNPLDTDTMVGAQASNDQLEKILSYLDIGRAEGAKVLVGGERVDLGGELSGGYYVAPTVFEGDNSMRIFQEEIFGPVVSVTRFDDFDDAIGIANDTLYGLGAGVWTRDGATAYRAGRAIQAGRVWTNCYHAYPAHAAFGGYKNSGIGRENHRMMLDHYQQTKNLLVSYSDQALGLF from the coding sequence ATGACCGTCTACCAGCCGCCGGGACGCCCGGGCAGCCCGGCCACCTATCAGTCGCGGTACGGCAACTGGATCGGCGGGGAGTGGGTTCCGCCCGTGCGGGGCCGCTACTTCGACAACCCCAGCCCCGTCACCGGCCAGACCATCTGCGAGGTCGCCCGCAGCGGCGCCGAGGACATCGAGAAGGCGCTGGACGCGGCGCACGCCGCCGCCCCCGCCTGGGGCCGCACCTCGCCCGCCGCCCGGGCCGTGGTCCTCAACCGGATCGCGGACCGCATCGAGCAGAACCTGGAGATGCTGGCCGTCGCCGAGAGCTGGGAGAACGGCAAGCCCGTCCGGGAGACCCTGGCCGCCGACCTGCCGCTCGCCGTCGACCACTTCCGCTACTTCGCCGGCGCGATCCGCGCCCAGGAGGGCGGCCTCTCGCAGATCGACGAGGACACCGTCGCTTACCACTTCCATGAGCCGCTGGGCGTGGTCGGCCAGATCATCCCGTGGAACTTCCCGCTGCTGATGGCGATCTGGAAGCTGGCCCCCGCCCTCGCCGCCGGCAACGCGGTGGTCCTCAAGCCCGCCGAGCAGACCCCGGCCTCCATCCTGCTGCTGATGGAGCTGATCGCCGACCTGCTGCCGCCCGGCGTGGTCAATGTGGTCAACGGCTTCGGCACCGAGGCGGGCAAGCCGCTTGCCTCCAGCAGCCGCATCCGCAAGATCGCCTTCACCGGCGAGACCACCACCGGCCGCCTGATCATGCAGTACGCCAGCGCCAACCTCATCCCGGTCACCCTGGAACTGGGCGGCAAGAGCCCCAACATCTTCTTCGGCGACGTCGCCGACGACGGCGACGCCTTCTACGACAAGGCCCTGGAGGGCTTCACCCTCTTCGCCCTCAACCAGGGCGAGGTCTGCACCTGCCCCAGCCGGGCGCTGATCCAGTCCGCCATCTACGACCGCTTCCTCGGCGACGCGCTGGAGCGGGTCAAGGAGATCCGGCAGGGCAACCCGCTGGACACCGACACCATGGTCGGCGCCCAGGCATCCAACGACCAGCTGGAGAAGATCCTCTCCTACCTCGACATCGGCCGCGCCGAGGGCGCCAAGGTGCTGGTCGGCGGCGAGCGGGTCGACCTCGGCGGCGAACTCTCCGGCGGCTACTACGTCGCCCCCACCGTCTTCGAGGGCGACAACAGCATGCGGATCTTCCAGGAGGAGATCTTCGGCCCGGTCGTCTCCGTCACCCGCTTCGACGACTTCGACGACGCCATCGGCATCGCCAACGACACCCTGTACGGCCTCGGCGCCGGGGTCTGGACCCGCGACGGCGCCACCGCCTACCGGGCCGGCCGCGCCATCCAGGCCGGCCGGGTCTGGACCAACTGCTACCACGCCTACCCCGCGCACGCCGCCTTCGGCGGCTACAAGAACTCCGGCATCGGCCGCGAGAACCACCGCATGATGCTGGACCACTACCAGCAGACCAAGAACCTGCTGGTCAGCTACTCCGACCAGGCCCTCGGCCTGTTCTGA
- a CDS encoding FAD-binding dehydrogenase, which translates to MALDADVIVIGAGLSGLVATAELAAAGRRVVLLDQEPAASLGGQAHWSFGGLFLVDSPEQRRLRIRDSHELAWQDWQGSAGFDRDEDHWPRRWAEAYVAFAAGEKRAWLRSLGIRFFPVVGWAERGGYLATGHGNSVPRFHITWGTGPAVVEPFARRVREAAARGTVQLRFRHRVTALTRTGGTVDGVRGEVLAPDGAERGTASSREVVGDFHLRAQAVVVTSGGIGGNHDLVRAHWPERLGTPPARMLSGVPDHVDGLMLGVAERAGARHVNRDRMWHYTEGIENWDPIWSRHGIRILPGPSSLWLDARGNRLPVPLFPGFDTLGTLQHITTTGHDHTWFVLTQRIIEKEFALSGSEQNPDLTGKSVRGVLGRALPGATGPVEAFKRHGPDFTVADDLAELVRGMNRITGEPLIDEAALRREITARDRELGNPFTKDLQLTAVHGARRYLGDRLIRVAAPHRLLDPKAGPLIAVRLNILTRKSLGGLETDLDARVLRAGGEPLPGLYAAGEAAGFGGGGMHGYRSLEGTFLGGCLFSGRAAGRAAARATA; encoded by the coding sequence ATGGCACTCGACGCCGACGTCATCGTGATCGGAGCGGGCCTGTCCGGTCTGGTCGCCACCGCCGAACTGGCGGCCGCCGGGCGCCGGGTGGTGCTGCTGGACCAGGAGCCCGCCGCCTCCCTGGGCGGGCAGGCGCACTGGTCCTTCGGCGGCCTCTTCCTGGTGGACTCGCCCGAGCAGCGGCGGCTCCGCATCCGCGACTCCCACGAACTGGCCTGGCAGGACTGGCAGGGCAGCGCCGGATTCGACCGCGACGAGGACCACTGGCCGCGCCGCTGGGCCGAGGCGTATGTCGCCTTCGCGGCGGGCGAGAAGCGGGCCTGGCTGCGCAGCCTCGGCATCCGCTTCTTCCCGGTGGTCGGCTGGGCCGAGCGCGGCGGCTACCTGGCGACCGGCCACGGCAACTCGGTGCCCCGCTTCCACATCACCTGGGGCACCGGGCCCGCCGTGGTCGAGCCGTTCGCCCGCCGGGTCCGCGAGGCCGCCGCCCGGGGCACCGTGCAGCTGCGCTTCCGCCACCGGGTGACCGCGCTCACCCGTACCGGAGGGACGGTGGACGGCGTACGCGGCGAGGTGCTGGCCCCGGACGGGGCGGAGCGCGGGACCGCCAGCTCCCGGGAGGTGGTCGGCGACTTCCACCTGCGCGCCCAGGCCGTGGTGGTCACCTCCGGCGGCATCGGCGGCAACCACGACCTGGTCCGCGCCCACTGGCCGGAACGGCTCGGCACCCCGCCGGCCAGGATGCTCTCCGGGGTGCCCGACCATGTGGACGGCCTGATGCTCGGGGTCGCCGAGCGGGCCGGTGCCCGCCATGTCAACCGCGACCGGATGTGGCACTACACCGAGGGCATCGAGAACTGGGACCCGATCTGGAGCCGCCACGGCATCCGCATCCTGCCCGGCCCCTCCTCGCTCTGGCTGGATGCGCGCGGTAACCGGCTGCCGGTACCGCTCTTCCCCGGCTTCGACACCCTGGGCACCCTCCAGCACATCACGACCACCGGGCACGACCACACCTGGTTTGTGCTCACCCAGCGGATCATCGAGAAGGAGTTCGCCCTCTCCGGCTCCGAGCAGAACCCCGACCTCACCGGGAAGAGCGTGCGCGGCGTCCTCGGCCGCGCCCTGCCCGGCGCCACCGGGCCCGTCGAGGCGTTCAAGCGGCACGGCCCGGACTTCACGGTCGCCGACGACCTCGCCGAGCTGGTCCGGGGCATGAACCGGATCACCGGCGAGCCGTTGATCGACGAGGCCGCGCTGCGCCGTGAGATCACCGCCCGCGACCGGGAGTTGGGCAACCCGTTCACCAAGGACCTCCAGCTCACCGCCGTCCATGGCGCCCGCCGCTACCTCGGGGACCGGCTGATCCGAGTCGCCGCCCCGCACCGCCTGCTGGACCCCAAGGCCGGGCCGCTGATCGCGGTCCGGCTGAACATCCTCACCCGCAAGTCGCTGGGCGGTCTGGAGACCGACCTCGACGCCCGGGTGCTGCGGGCCGGCGGCGAGCCGCTGCCCGGCCTCTATGCCGCCGGGGAGGCGGCGGGCTTCGGCGGCGGGGGGATGCACGGCTACCGCTCGCTGGAGGGCACCTTCCTCGGCGGCTGCCTCTTCTCCGGCCGCGCCGCAGGCCGTGCCGCCGCCCGGGCAACTGCCTGA
- a CDS encoding TetR/AcrR family transcriptional regulator, producing the protein MVRVGLTPERLTRAGAELADEVGFDQVTVSALARRFDVKVASLYSHLKSSQDLKTRIALFALEELADRVAAALAGRAGKDALAAFADAYRDYAREHPGRYAAARLRLDPETAAASAGVRHAQMTRAILRGYDLTEPDQTHAVRMLGSVFHGYVSLELAGGFEHSAPDAQESWVWIVDSLDALLRNIPRGPSRVTPPPDATPWQPPQS; encoded by the coding sequence ATGGTTCGAGTAGGGCTGACCCCGGAGCGTCTGACCCGGGCCGGGGCGGAACTGGCCGACGAGGTCGGCTTCGACCAGGTGACCGTCTCGGCGCTCGCCCGGCGGTTCGACGTCAAGGTCGCGAGTCTGTACTCGCACCTGAAGAGCTCCCAGGACCTCAAGACCAGGATCGCCCTGTTCGCGCTGGAGGAACTCGCCGACCGGGTCGCCGCCGCCCTGGCCGGGCGGGCCGGCAAGGACGCCCTGGCCGCCTTCGCGGACGCCTACCGCGACTACGCCCGGGAGCATCCGGGTCGCTATGCCGCCGCCCGGCTCAGGCTCGACCCCGAGACGGCGGCTGCCAGCGCCGGGGTGCGGCACGCCCAGATGACGCGGGCGATCCTGCGCGGCTACGACCTGACGGAGCCGGACCAGACGCACGCGGTCCGGATGCTGGGCAGCGTCTTCCACGGCTACGTCAGCCTGGAGCTGGCCGGAGGCTTCGAGCACAGTGCCCCCGACGCGCAGGAATCCTGGGTCTGGATCGTGGACTCGCTCGACGCGCTGCTGCGGAACATCCCTCGCGGCCCCTCACGGGTGACGCCGCCGCCGGACGCAACCCCATGGCAACCTCCCCAGAGCTAG
- a CDS encoding DUF779 domain-containing protein has product MDPASRVGLTPAAADLLRTLHAEHGPLMFHQSGGCCDGSAPMCYPAGEFLTGDSDVHLGDLQVPGIDPVPFWMARDQYAYWRHTHLTVDVVPGRGAGFSLEAPTGLRFLTRSRLLTDGELASLGLL; this is encoded by the coding sequence ATGGACCCAGCCTCCCGGGTCGGCCTCACCCCCGCCGCCGCCGACCTGCTGCGCACCCTGCACGCCGAGCACGGCCCGCTGATGTTCCATCAGTCCGGCGGCTGCTGCGACGGCTCCGCCCCGATGTGCTACCCCGCCGGGGAGTTCCTGACCGGCGACAGCGATGTGCACCTCGGCGACCTCCAGGTCCCCGGCATCGACCCGGTCCCCTTCTGGATGGCCAGGGACCAGTACGCCTACTGGCGACACACCCACCTCACCGTCGATGTCGTCCCCGGCCGAGGCGCCGGCTTCTCCCTGGAGGCCCCCACCGGCCTTCGCTTCCTGACCCGATCCCGGCTGCTCACCGACGGCGAACTGGCGTCGCTGGGCCTGCTCTGA
- a CDS encoding LLM class F420-dependent oxidoreductase, protein MVQIGYTMMTEQAGPRALVDHVVRAEQVGFDFSVISDHSFPWLDAQGHAPYAWSVLGAAAWATSRIPLMTYVTCPTMRYHPAVVAQKAATVQLLSEGRFRLGLGAGENLNEHVVGAGWPVVDVRHEMLEEAVEIIRALFAGGYVSHHGAHFDVESARLWDLPDRPPPIGIAVSGEQSCSLAGRLGDLVIAVEPKGGLLDSFDRHGGAGKPRVGQLPVCYDPDREAAVARAYEQFRWFAGGWKVNSELPGTAGFASATQFVRPEDVAAAIPCGDDVELFADAVRPFVEAGFTEVALVQVGGDAQYPFLDWAEKALLPALREL, encoded by the coding sequence ATGGTGCAAATCGGGTACACGATGATGACCGAGCAGGCCGGACCGCGTGCACTGGTGGACCATGTGGTGCGGGCGGAGCAGGTCGGTTTCGACTTCTCCGTCATCTCCGACCACTCCTTTCCGTGGCTGGACGCGCAGGGCCACGCACCGTACGCCTGGAGTGTGCTGGGCGCGGCGGCGTGGGCGACCTCGCGGATTCCGCTGATGACCTATGTGACCTGCCCGACCATGCGCTACCACCCGGCGGTGGTGGCGCAGAAGGCGGCCACCGTGCAGTTGCTCTCCGAGGGCCGCTTCCGGCTGGGGCTGGGCGCGGGCGAGAACCTCAACGAGCATGTGGTGGGCGCCGGATGGCCGGTGGTCGATGTGCGCCACGAGATGCTGGAGGAGGCTGTGGAGATCATCCGGGCCCTCTTCGCCGGCGGCTATGTCAGCCACCACGGCGCCCACTTCGACGTGGAGTCCGCCAGGCTCTGGGACCTGCCGGACCGGCCGCCGCCGATCGGGATCGCCGTCTCCGGGGAGCAGTCCTGCTCGCTCGCCGGGCGGCTGGGCGACCTGGTGATCGCCGTGGAGCCCAAGGGCGGCCTGCTGGACTCCTTCGACCGGCACGGCGGCGCGGGCAAGCCCCGGGTGGGCCAGCTGCCGGTCTGCTACGACCCGGACCGGGAGGCCGCGGTGGCCCGCGCGTATGAGCAGTTCCGCTGGTTCGCGGGCGGCTGGAAGGTCAACTCCGAGCTGCCCGGCACGGCAGGGTTCGCCTCCGCCACGCAGTTCGTCCGCCCGGAGGACGTCGCCGCCGCCATCCCCTGCGGTGACGACGTGGAGCTGTTCGCCGACGCGGTGCGGCCCTTTGTGGAGGCCGGATTCACCGAGGTCGCCCTGGTGCAGGTCGGCGGCGACGCCCAGTATCCGTTCCTGGACTGGGCGGAGAAGGCCCTGCTGCCCGCGCTGCGGGAGCTGTGA
- a CDS encoding Tex family protein, whose amino-acid sequence MSVEQRIAEELGVREGQVTAAVGLLDGGATVPFIARYRKEATGMLDDAQLRTLEERLRYLRELEERRTAILESVEAQGKLDDALRGRIMAADSKARLEDIYLPYKPKRRTKAQIAREAGLEPLADLLLGDPSQDPLTAAAPYADPGKGVADTAAALEGARAILVERFAEDADLIGELRERMWTRGRLVAKVRDGKEQDGAKFADYFDFAEPFTKLPSHRILAMFRGEKEDVLDLTLEPEEESAAEQTGPTGYEQRIARRFGIADRGRPADRWLQETVRWAWRTRVLVRLGIDQRTRLRQEAEEEAVRVFATNLRDLLLAAPAGTRATMGLDPGFRTGVKVAVVDATGKVVATDTIHPHEPQRRWDESIATLARLARAHRVELVAIGNGTASRETDKLAADLIRLHPDLGLIPVMVSEAGASVYSASAYASQELPELNVSLRGAVSIARRLQDPLAELVKIDPKSIGVGQYQHDLSEVKLSRSLDAVVEDCVNGVGVDVNTASAPLLTRVSGISASLAENIVLHRDANGPFRTRKALKDVARLGPKAFEQCAGFLRIPGGDDPLDGSSVHPEAYPVVRRILDATGGDLRALIGNGSVLRSLKPGEFADGTFGVPTVTDILKELEKPGRDPRPAFRTATFKEGVDKISDLLPGMLLEGVVTNVAAFGAFVDVGVHQDGLVHVSAMSKNFVKDPRDVVKSGDVVRVKVLDVDVPRKRISLTLRLDDEAGPGGGGQRPQQGAGRGERERSGRPPRQQRGGGSGALPPAGGAMADALRRAGLAGPERRGR is encoded by the coding sequence ATGTCGGTGGAGCAGAGGATCGCCGAGGAGCTCGGCGTACGCGAAGGGCAGGTGACCGCCGCCGTCGGACTGCTGGACGGCGGAGCCACCGTGCCCTTCATCGCCCGCTACCGCAAGGAAGCGACCGGCATGCTCGACGATGCGCAGCTGCGCACCCTCGAAGAGCGGCTGCGCTACCTGCGCGAACTGGAGGAGCGGCGCACCGCGATCCTGGAGTCCGTCGAGGCCCAGGGCAAGCTGGACGACGCGCTGCGCGGCCGGATCATGGCGGCCGACTCCAAGGCCCGCCTGGAGGACATCTACCTCCCGTACAAGCCCAAGCGCCGCACCAAGGCGCAGATCGCCCGCGAGGCCGGCCTGGAGCCGCTCGCCGACCTGCTGCTCGGCGACCCCTCGCAGGACCCGCTGACCGCCGCCGCGCCGTATGCCGACCCCGGCAAGGGCGTCGCCGACACCGCCGCCGCCCTGGAGGGCGCCCGCGCCATCCTGGTGGAGCGGTTCGCCGAGGACGCCGACCTGATCGGCGAGCTGCGCGAGCGGATGTGGACCCGGGGCCGGCTGGTCGCCAAGGTGCGCGACGGCAAGGAGCAGGACGGCGCCAAGTTCGCCGACTACTTCGACTTCGCCGAGCCGTTCACCAAGCTCCCCTCGCACCGCATCCTGGCGATGTTCCGGGGCGAGAAGGAGGACGTGCTCGACCTCACCCTGGAGCCGGAGGAGGAGTCCGCCGCCGAGCAGACCGGCCCCACCGGCTATGAGCAGCGGATCGCCCGGCGGTTCGGCATCGCCGACCGGGGCCGCCCCGCCGACCGCTGGCTCCAGGAGACCGTCCGCTGGGCCTGGCGCACCCGCGTCCTGGTCCGGCTCGGCATCGACCAGCGCACCCGGCTGCGCCAGGAGGCCGAGGAGGAGGCGGTACGGGTCTTCGCCACCAACCTGCGCGACCTGCTGCTGGCCGCACCCGCCGGCACCCGCGCCACCATGGGCCTGGACCCGGGCTTCCGCACCGGCGTCAAGGTCGCCGTGGTCGACGCCACCGGCAAGGTCGTCGCCACCGACACCATCCACCCCCATGAGCCGCAGCGCCGCTGGGACGAGTCGATCGCCACGCTGGCCCGGCTGGCCCGCGCCCACCGGGTGGAACTGGTCGCCATCGGCAACGGCACCGCCTCCCGGGAGACCGACAAGCTGGCCGCCGACCTCATCCGGCTCCACCCCGACCTGGGGCTGATCCCGGTGATGGTCTCCGAGGCCGGCGCCTCGGTGTACTCGGCCTCCGCCTACGCCTCCCAGGAACTGCCCGAACTCAATGTCTCGCTGCGCGGCGCCGTCTCCATCGCCCGCCGCCTCCAGGACCCGCTGGCCGAACTGGTCAAGATCGACCCCAAGTCGATCGGCGTCGGCCAGTACCAGCACGACCTCTCCGAGGTGAAGCTCTCCCGCTCCCTGGACGCCGTGGTCGAGGACTGCGTCAACGGCGTCGGCGTCGACGTCAACACCGCCTCCGCGCCGCTGCTCACCCGGGTCTCCGGGATCAGCGCGAGCCTGGCCGAGAACATCGTGCTGCACCGCGACGCCAACGGCCCGTTCCGCACCCGCAAGGCGCTCAAGGACGTGGCCCGGCTCGGCCCCAAGGCTTTCGAGCAGTGCGCGGGCTTTCTGCGCATCCCGGGCGGCGACGACCCGCTGGACGGCTCCAGCGTCCACCCCGAGGCGTACCCCGTGGTGCGGCGCATCCTCGACGCCACCGGCGGCGACCTCCGGGCGCTGATCGGCAACGGCTCGGTGCTGCGCTCGCTCAAGCCCGGCGAGTTCGCCGACGGCACCTTCGGCGTGCCGACCGTCACCGACATCCTCAAGGAGTTGGAGAAGCCGGGCCGCGACCCCCGGCCCGCCTTCCGCACGGCCACCTTCAAGGAGGGCGTCGACAAAATCTCCGACCTGCTGCCCGGCATGCTGCTGGAGGGCGTGGTCACCAATGTCGCGGCGTTCGGCGCCTTTGTGGACGTGGGCGTGCACCAGGACGGGCTGGTCCATGTCTCCGCCATGTCCAAGAACTTCGTCAAGGACCCGCGTGACGTGGTGAAGTCCGGCGATGTGGTCCGGGTCAAGGTGCTCGACGTGGACGTCCCGCGCAAGCGGATCTCGCTCACCCTGCGCCTGGACGACGAGGCCGGGCCGGGCGGCGGCGGCCAGCGTCCGCAGCAGGGCGCCGGGCGCGGGGAGCGGGAGCGGTCAGGACGCCCGCCCCGTCAGCAGCGCGGCGGCGGCTCCGGTGCCCTGCCCCCGGCCGGCGGCGCCATGGCCGACGCCCTGCGCCGGGCGGGTCTGGCCGGCCCCGAGCGCCGGGGACGCTGA